AAGCTATATGTGATGAAGTAGAAATCGTGAAACAGCTGGATGCTCAATTAAAGGCCTTTAAAGAAGCTCCTGGGGCAAAGCGGTCCTCATCACCTCCTATTCGCTCTAATAAATCCTTTGTTTTCCAACCATTGGATGAATATCCAACATCATCACCAGCTCCCTTTGATGATCCTGATGTCTGGGCGCCACCAAGAGATACACCAAATCGAAGGACAGCACGAGGTCAATCTAGTGCAAGAAAATCCTCCCAAGATGGAGCTTGGGCACGGGGTCCATCAAAGGCTGGAACACCTAGTCGTGGTGCAAAACCTAATGGAAGTAAAGGGAACTCTATGGCAGGATCATCAACTGCCTCTAACACTGGTGGGAGGAAAGGGAAGTCAAGTTCAAGCAAGGCTGATTCAGCGGTAATTTCTGTCGAGCACTGGTTCTTCTCAAATGAGCAAATATGCTGCGTTTCTGTTCTTAGTTTCCTCTGTAAATGCATTGCCATAGGCAAAACACAACTTCAGTGTATTTTTActgcttgtttttcttttgaaatcaGCACCTATTATCTGCCTAATGCAAACCTATAAATTCACATCATCTATGTGTTTATATCGCAGAATATGAATGTAATATTAGTTTGAACATACCCTCTTAGTTATACAAAGTTAACAATTTTTATGGAATGCAATCACTTGATGCAACTTAGTCCAACTTATCTTTCTTTGTTCATAGCACCTACCGTTGCATTGTGATTTTGAGTCGTCCCTTTTCCCATGCCAgagattttctcttttaacTTCAATGTAGGAACATTACCATGATCATCTATCCTTGGTTCCTGCTGTGCTATTGTATTCGTTTTGCATAGGCACAAATATGATGATGTACTATATGTTGGCATTTTCTTGAAATTAGCCTTGTACTGAAGTGGGAGAACCTAGAGCCTCTATCCATTTATTCTCCAAACAAGATCATTGAAAGCTTCATTTACATACTACTAGCATATTACCCATGCGTTGCAACgggatcttattaaaaatatcattaatatattattaaagtagagttaataaagTGGTTTggtatatatgtctaagttattttttcttttaaaaagtagGAGAGGGTTGGTGCCTTGGTGGTGGGgtaggtggcagattcaccaccaccaccactactcccTTTTAATTTCCTATCTCATTCCTCTACTAGATGATAGGTTCTGCATATGTTCTTCTATATGGTGTTCAAGTTTCTTAAAAACCATGTATTTTCTGATTATTTACTTACAGAGTAGCGATGCTGAAGAAGGCAAGTCCAAGAAGGCGCAATATGAAGGACCAGATATGGACCTGGCTGCCATGCTTGAAAGGGATGTTCTGGATTCTACCCCAGGTGTTAAATGGGATGATGTTGCAGGACTTAGTGAGGCCAAAAGACTCCTTGAGGAAGCAGTTGTACTTCCTCTGTGGATGCCTGAATATTTCCAGGTAATGATTTTTACTATGCTATTCTACCGGGCTCTGCAACCTTGCCTTCGTCTTATTCTTGATGCTAGTAAATGTTATGGCTATGGACATTAGTGCATGATCTGTCATTTCATGTGCTTGTTGCTGCCTTTAATTGGTAGCTTGAAAGTTAGCTGTATTTGCATGCATAGTGAACATTTTACTATGGCTACTTCAAAATGTGCCATTCAAATCGCCTTACCCTCAATTATGGCTTCAGGTTTTGATCGCATTCAGTTCAGTCTTTTCTTCTCACATGTGACCTTGTTATTCAGTTTAAAGTTGTTTTGATCCTCATCCTATCCATATACATTCTGTTTCTGACCAGGGTATTCGCCGACCTTGGAAAGGGGTTCTAATGTTTGGTCCACCTGGTACTGGAAAGACTCTTCTAGCTAAGGCAGTAGCTACAGAATGTGGCACAACATTCTTCAATGTTTCTTCGGCAACTCTGGCTTCTAAATGGAGGGGAGAGAGTGAGCGCATGGTCCGCTGTTTATTTGATCTTGCAAGGTTCTATGCCCCAAGTACAATCTTCATTGATGAAATTGACTCCCTCTGCACATCTCGAGGGTATGTGAATGCTATCCGTCCATGCATGTTCATCTTGATTAATGTCTCCAAAGACAATCAAAGTTTTCTCAATACTTTGTAGCATAATCATGAATGCAATGTTTTGCCCAGTATATAGgatagtgtgtgtgtgtgtgtgtgtgtgtttatattttgctTGCAAGAGAAGCAACATATTTGTGTTTCTGTTACAATTTTTCTGGAAGACAATGCTCACCAGGAAAATAAAGTAGATACTTTCTTACCTGCATTTCTCAAAGCTGTGATCATCATAGAAAAAGTACCATGTCAATCCCTTAGAAAATACTATAACCAGATGTATGAATTAATGTATTTACTAAGTTTTTTATCCAATGTCCAGAGCTTCTGGTGAGCATGAATCATCAAGGAGGGTGAAGTCTGAACTTCTAGTTCAAATAGATGGTGTAAATAATAGTTCTACCACTGAAGATGGTCAACCGAAAATAGTTATGGTTCTGGCAGCTACCAACTTTCCATGGGATATTGATGAAGCACTGAGGTTGGCAAATCCTTTCCACTCATATTTGCTTTCATAATCTATTGAGTCTGCTAAATATTTGGAAATTCACAATATAAGTTACAAATTCAATTGTATTTATTGTTTGTTTGAGGTGCTACTATTGGAATTAGATTATTGATTTCCTCATATTTTCTGTAAATAACTGTGGTTTGTGTGCTGgttaattttcagtttttttacacCACTCTTGTGGGTTAAGAGCATAGAATATTTGAGCTTACGAACAGGCCTCAAAAGCCTTGTGCCAAACGTGCAATCCGGGAAGGAACATATATTTTCGTCTGTTCTAAGTTAACAAAGCATGCGAGTGTTATCACTTGTTTGAGTGACTAAGTGTTTATATCTGAAATTAGGTTCAAACTCTATACTTTTACCATTTTCATTAATCACAAGAGCTTAAGCCAATTAGTACACCTTTTGGGGGTGGAGACGTGGAGTAATTCCTAATTAGTCAATAGCACTTAAACTGATTGGTACTATCAGAAGTAGCATCCAAAGTATCTGTTATTGCACTTGCTAAATGTAACTACTGTTACCACATAGTTTTCACTAGTCATGTTCCAAATGGTGTCCACATATGGCCTCTAACTCTGACATTCTTAATTCTCAGACGGAGGCTGGAGAAGCGTATTTATATTCCACTTCCAAATTTTGAAAGCAGAAAGGCACTCATCAacattaatcttaaaactgtTGAGGTATGATATTGCTTATCTTTTCCTGTGTTGCAATTTCATCCTAGTACCTTTTTGTTTATTCCTTCTGCGAGTTTATGATTGCTGCTTTAATCAAGCAGTGCAGTTCCCGGACATACCATCACCTCTGCACAGCATAGACAGTTATGCCTCTATGAGTTGTTTTTGCTATGCATGCTGTGTACATGCCTCACGAAATTAAATGACACTTTTTGACCGTAAGCTTCATGCCTGCATTATATCATGTATTATGGCCTTCCTTGAGCCCCTGAAGTTTGTTCTTGAACTATCAAAGTTTTCTACTTAGAATTCTGCCTTGTATTGTATGTGAAGATGACTAGATATTGTTCACTACTTTCTCAACTTGGATGAAAAGTGTTGTGCATGCCTTCTGTTGTTTGTTAAGGCCTCTTTTATATCGACAGGTTGCTACTGATGTTGACATAGATGAAGTTGCACGGAGGACAGAAGGCTATAGTGGTGACGACCTTACAAATGTTTGCCGTGATGCTTCTATGAATGGTATGAGACGAAAAATTGCAGGCAAGACCCGTGATGAGATTAAGAATATGTCAAAAGATGAGATCTCAAAAGACCCAGTGGCTATGTGTGACTTTGAGGAAGCTCTGGCCAAGGTTCAGAAGAGTGTATCACCCGCTGATATAGAAAAACACGAAAAGTGGATGGCGGAGTTTGGGTCTGCTTGAACTCTTCGTTCGGTTCCTATTCAAAGCTGGTGCTCCTTGGTTGTTTGTGTTCGCTAGTATTTCATTCATTTGTACGCTGTTACGTTGTTTCAACGGCCTTAATGTTGATCAGTTGTATCAGGGGCCCCTGCGCCGGTGTTGTATCATAGAGACAAACCAGACGGCAAACCGgcatcctcatcttttcgtgGTTGTTTGTGCTCATAAGCcaaaatagaatttttaattttgattttggagttgattttgagttttttattgaaatttatttttcagttataacttttaacttttagacttttagatcgataagaatacatatataaaatttttatttataaattatttttatttataagtatacTATTTTAACAATCACCTCACCCCTAGGAAGTGAGAGGACTTTTGGCCAAGGAATTGATTTAGAGCCTGTTTGAggagttttagattctgaaaagcagctgcttggcagttagcttctggatttttagtttatttttcagaatctataattacatattctcataagctgtggaccgtttaAGCAGCTTCTGGGTGAAGCAGCTTTTAAAATAGTTACAGATAGGGAAAGCTCCTCAGACATGCGCTTGGGTTGAGTGTCACATGGCATTACCAAAACCGCGGTTGCCCCGCTCTGTAACCATGTTGAACAGATGATATCAGACTTTCATGTTTCGCGCGGGCAGTTGCTACTGCTCGTTTGAACAGTATGTTTCTTTACTCATTCCATCTGCTTTACGGCAGCTACGAAGGGAGTGATTTTAAACCTCGATAGGACGTCCTCTCATCtattatatgttatttaaataattataaaaaagctttaaaaagtttataaagatagattaatatgagatatattattatataaatatgcaagtttaaatatgacttctacgtTTCATAACAAATATGAGTGTGAGTATACGTATGCTATTTAtagttcaatttgttatttttgttatgaattgtagaagccatatttgaacttgcatgtatTCATATATCTTTACaaagtttttgaaattttttaataactatttaaatagcatACATTAGACGAGGAGACATTGGCTTAGAATACTTTATCATCACTGAAGGGGTTCTCAACATAgtccctccatcctaaaataaatcaatcttctatttttttacatataatatttgactcttcgtcttatttaaaaaatttacgattaatagttttatttttattagataataaatcataaatagtactttaagtgtggctattttttaaaaatttcttaaaattttttcaaataagacggatgatcaaacgctgGATACGAAAATcaaagaattggttttttcgtGGGAATATATGAAAAGCGCCCAACAGGGGTAGCCTGATTAAGCAGGTGTCTGACGATCTCAGGTCTGAAGATGGAAGACCCGATGCCGTGGCTTTTTTCCCATCTGGTGCCATGACCAGAAAACCTACTTGTCCTACACGCCATCGGAGTGCCTGCTGCAGCTGCCAGTCGTGGACTTGACTTTCTTTTATGTGTGACGTCTCATGGGACTATGCAGCAATAGCTTCTGAAGATCTGAAGCACACTGTatgtatttgttaaaaaatagaactCTTTGCAGAAATGTGTGCAGTTGCCTCCTCTCCTTTCTTCATACTCTGTATTCAGCCGGCAGTATGAACATCATGCTCACGTCCGATGAAGGTTTGGCCACTTCTTACTTCATTCTCCACTCTTTCCTAATCTTCCTAGATCGTTGCATGGCCGATTCCTAGCTTTCTTTTTCCTGCATCTTTCAGTTCCTCAATCGTTGCATCCTTCTTTTCTGATTCtctgtataaaaaaaaaacactaggGCACCACTGAAGCTTCGGCTGTTTCTTTTCATCATCCAGAAATTCCTCCTCGTCTTCAAAAAAGTCTTGATGTATCGGCCTAAGCCTTTCATGAACTGACAGCTTCCTCCCTGGCTGATACCTTCTGTCATTGCTGAGCGGATACTTTGGTGTGCTCCTTGATCAGCTACTCCCCTCATGTCTGCCAAGATTACATTCAGGACAATCTTCTATGAATGGAAGGCACATATCTTGGTCCTAGCAGAATTGGAAAAAGGGACAGTCCCAGTGTTTATTGTACCAAGACGGGTCGTCACActtgctaatgacagattaattagactcaaaagattcgtctcgtggtttctagacggaatctaaaatttatttttccattcgtgtccaaaaccaccttccgacatctggtcaaacgttcgatgtaaCTTCtatagcaaaaatttttgccaactaaacaaccccttcaTCTCCCAGTCCTATCGATCCTGGTACTTCCTGATGATGTCCGATGATGTGATTCTGGTTCTGTCGTGGTATGGAAGttgcctcctcctctcatCGAACCTCTCCCTGGGTCGATCGGCTGATATATACCATGTTTGCTGGGAAAGGGGTGACcatctattttaatctttATCCAACCTTTCACTACGACCGATTGAATTTGCTGTCTAAAAATCTGGCACATATTAGTATGGTGGGATATAAAATTATGTCACTTAtcgaaagtaaaaaaaaaatctgtgcTGGTAATGAACCGAAAATGAGAGCCTATTTatcggaagaaaaaaaaaattccttgcagaaaataaaaagatttgtCGCCGTTGCCGGGGATCGAACCCGGGTCACCCGCGTGACAGGCGGGAATACTCACCACTATACTACAACGACCTGGCTGCCACAACCTTAAAGCAAATTTCACACTTGTTTTGTTGCAAGTTCCCGCAATTTTTTCGTCGACACGGCCTACGACCTACCTACGCACAGCGCCGGGATCCCCACGCCACGCGCACCTCCTCTCGGAGATCGACCGGCCCGCGGGCGCAACCACCACCGCGTGCCGCGCATTAACCCAGCTGCGCCGCGCCGGGCAGCCAACAGCGTACAGTAGCGGCACGGGAGAAAGCGCTCGTGAACAGTGCAACGGTCGGAGGCAGGAGACCCGGTATCGATACGTGTACTGTTACACTAGTACTACTGTACTACGTAGAAAGGACACTGGACAGATATATCGACGTACACGCACACATACGTAGTATATACTCTAGTATGTAGTTGCTGTAGCCCGCCCGCCCCGTAGCCTCTCGCTAGCCCACGCGCGCCTGTGCACACTGCCCATGATCCGTCGCATGGATCGTGCATGTCTTGTTGCTGCACCTGCACCCCATCCAGGCCATATCGATCACATTAAATACGGGCCTCCACTCCTCGAGGGATCGACCGACTCTATCAGTCGCCAAAAATACCGTACGTACACGACGAACTCCATATGTGCGATCCTTTTGCTAGTATAGTAGTAGCCTGTACAGCCTTGCTTCAGAGTCTCAGACCGGTGCAGCCTGCGCGTGTACGTGCCGTATGCGTGCGTGTATACTCCTCCATGCTGATACGCAGTTATGCACGCGTACCTTCTTCAATTCTCCTTTTATCGCTCCGGAGTTGGAGCAGATAGAGTAGCTGGAGCAGAGCCTATACGCAGAGCTAGTTTACGATTTGTCTcccacggctagcctagagtcattgccgatcgatcgatcgatcggcccCGTCTAGCTCCGGTCGATCGGTAGCTAGAGGCTACCCTATGATCGACTTTGTTCGATAGCCTGGGCTTCGGCTGGTTGCACACAGACACAGTGCCAGAGCCCAGCAGCGTGCAAGAAAGATTGTGCTGTCAGCGATGGCATTGAAATGGTGCCTCACCAACCAATTCTTCAACCGCCCTAAAGACAAATATGACAAAAGCATGGGGGACACCGGATACATAGCTCATCTGCATGAATGCTCAGGCTTTGAATTAGGAGTTCAAACAAGTAGTCCTTGTTCTGACGGATTTTTCATccgttcttaaaaaaaaactttagttTTAACCTACTTTATACAAAGATACACAaactaaaatacattttacttttttaaaacctAGTGTATTTGTCTCCTACCTTTTTAAATCTCAACATATTTGTGTCTCATTTTATCAACTTTAATGCAATAACTgttcaaatatgaattatgCGTGGAACAAATAATTAAGAGGAGCTAACAATGAAATCTTTTGGGGCCAATAACCTAATACTACCATAAAACACTATATAACCTAGTGCTGATTTAGGACAGGGGATCTGTCCAGATTTGAAGTGGTATGTGGTATCCAATTGTAATACCaaattgctatattttggacggagagagtagtcAATACTGTGTGAATGCCTGCTTAGGGTTTGGCTCTAAGTGCGCATGAaaacaatcaaacaaataGAATGCAACTGGTTTAGGGTGGGATTCTAGACAGGGTGAGACTATAAGTTGACCCCATTTATTCACCGAATGATGTTTTTTCTACGCACTTTCAAacttatactccctccgtttcataatataatatgtttaacttttttgttacaatatttgatcatttgtcttattcaaaaaattataaaaatattatttattttgcttgtgacttactttattattaaaagagcTTTAAGCATggcttattattttttatatttatattaaatttctaaataaaacgaatgatcaaacattaaaaaaagtcaatcatcttacgttatgagacagaggtagtaatatTTATGAGGATAAAAATCATTGTCCTCTCGGCCCCTTCCCTTCTGTCTCTAGCAACTTCCGGATCGGTGGCAATAGAATAGGAGGTCAAACTCCCCCACCAGTAGTCTCACGTTTAAGTTCAATTGGGTATCTTTCACGTTCGGGTTTTCCCGTTCATATAGGTCGAGGGGTTCACCGAAACCATATGAATCGCTGGCATGTCAAGTCGTTTGCACATCAAACAAGGCCTTTAGATATAATCAGCATGGCGACACCGTTGCTCACTTGCTCCCTAagattttatcatatattgcTATATGGTTTCATTTggaagatttcttccgtagttcaattttttttacccttcCGAGAGGATGGTTTTTAGTTGGTTCAGTATACTTTATCCTAGAAGACGTACGGTACGTCAGGGAATACCATTCCCTAGTTTATTTACAAGGTTTCTAATTCAAAATAATACCTCGAGTCTTTAAAAAAAGGAGGTAGCTGTATTATTGTGCACACCTTTCCCCCACTAGAGCATAATTGGCATTCTGTACATTAACAAACACATATTGTCTTAGTCTCAAAATGTATACATTTATAGGATTCgaattataatatatagttatttCTATATCAATTCCAAAAATATCTACCACTCTAATAATTTTAGAGCCAATCAGATACTTAAAAGagaacctaattaattcaaaattcaaaaaataaccaCACTGAAGTGAGTAAAATAGCTTATTTTATATCTCcttatctatactactttaaatgtctCTGGTGGTGGATGGTGTCAATAAATCTGCCatcatattgttttttataactttttttttataattagtccCTGCTTTTTTTCTGATATTATAGAATAATTTAGATTTGGTTCAAACATGTGATATTAGcatagttgataaaaaaatctatgatattttataacatatttttatagcaaAGCATGTATATTTTGCTAGTCTCTACTAAACAAACAATCTAGAAGtggttatattttgaaacagacaGTGCTGCCATTTTAGTTTAACATTGGGAGAATATATAGATCGAATAAGACAGAGCTGGCAGCTGAGCTAAAATTTACCCACGCATGTGCAATGTACACACCCTATAGTACCCGGCCGGGAATCCGGATCTTGGTGGCAGGGAAGTCGCCCAACATTGTTCGGTTCCTCCCAGGCAATGCATTGCAATAAAACCGATTAGAGCCGCGTTCGTTCGAAACGTTGATAAGATAATTTAGCCCGCGcgaaaaaatagtaatagattagtatataattaattatttaaaaaatatataatagattaatatgattttttaaaacaatttttctataaaaattttttgcaaaaattacactgtttagcagttcggaaagcgtgcgcgcgaaaaacgagagagataagttatctaacattgaggccgaacgcagcctaggtAGGACGAGCTCTTTCCTGACAAAATGGAAGAAGCAGAAGTAGcgaaatgggaaaaaaaatgcaattacAGAGACAGTTCGGTTGTCTACTACTACCtcacatgaaaaacatatgCCGATGTGATCCATCAGTGAAGCATATTGTCAcaactcgatcgatctcctcACCAATTCATCATCTCCAGTGCCattatgctaaaaaataacaaggcGTCATCGTATATGCTGTCCCCATGCTCTGCATCCATACACACAGGGGTCACACTGTATCACCTACCTTGCCAGTACTAGCTCCGTTGTACTGTACTACAGTGGTATGAGACCGGTAAAACTAGCGGTAAAACCTGTTATGAAACGATCggtaaataaacaataaaatagaaaaacctCTTAaagtaaaagagaaaaaattatgGTGTCAGCCAGCAAATATCTTCACTGTATCGGGATAAAATTACAACTTACAACGTATgacaaaatcatatatatatatatatatatatatagaggaagtctctatcctactatcaggtgtagctactccctttacgtctaaggtgcagaaacacatctatacatatttcttctcttctacaacagaaagtacaaactctgtatatatagttgtatcattcacatgagatttaatagtgtctatactttctgttgggtggaaGCAGAAActgttatgaaaatgtttttcatcatggacgtgcagggagtagctacacctgatagtaggatctaatttttcggaagcctctatcctactaccaggtgtagctactcccttcacgtctaaggtgcagaaacatctctatacatatttttttctcttccaacagaaagtacaaactctatacatgtagttatatcattcacatgagatttaatagtgttcatactttctgttgggtgagAGCAGA
This is a stretch of genomic DNA from Oryza brachyantha chromosome 1, ObraRS2, whole genome shotgun sequence. It encodes these proteins:
- the LOC102710250 gene encoding katanin p60 ATPase-containing subunit A1, with the translated sequence MVSALAGLQDHLKLARDYALEGLYDTSIIFFDGAIAQINKHLTTLDDALVRTKWMNCKKAICDEVEIVKQLDAQLKAFKEAPGAKRSSSPPIRSNKSFVFQPLDEYPTSSPAPFDDPDVWAPPRDTPNRRTARGQSSARKSSQDGAWARGPSKAGTPSRGAKPNGSKGNSMAGSSTASNTGGRKGKSSSSKADSASSDAEEGKSKKAQYEGPDMDLAAMLERDVLDSTPGVKWDDVAGLSEAKRLLEEAVVLPLWMPEYFQGIRRPWKGVLMFGPPGTGKTLLAKAVATECGTTFFNVSSATLASKWRGESERMVRCLFDLARFYAPSTIFIDEIDSLCTSRGASGEHESSRRVKSELLVQIDGVNNSSTTEDGQPKIVMVLAATNFPWDIDEALRRRLEKRIYIPLPNFESRKALININLKTVEVATDVDIDEVARRTEGYSGDDLTNVCRDASMNGMRRKIAGKTRDEIKNMSKDEISKDPVAMCDFEEALAKVQKSVSPADIEKHEKWMAEFGSA